The Trinickia acidisoli genome includes a window with the following:
- the recC gene encoding exodeoxyribonuclease V subunit gamma, with product MLQLIYSNRYETLVQALVDDLDAMPADPWTSEAIVVPSAAVRRRLELELASRRGICANVDFSYLAQWLWTQIGGVIDVPAHSPLGTERLAWRCYRLFAQGVHGQGGAREAEAAAPAAWLDSPRLRSYLDAADAPMRYELARRVATVFDHYLTYRPEWLARWQRGQSIFEAGPGEVAPSRLSSATVAAREDERWQAALWRTVLAELAQGNGAGSAAEAAPPAHRFLELARTLDLDAVMRARWPASVSVFALPTIAPLHIALLRELSRWIDVRLYVMNPCRQFWFDIVTEKTALALEAADVLDYHEVGHPLLAEWGRQTQAQLHLLHELTESAASGEATRFAPNEATNWLARVQNAMLDLVPEVLGEAPGGGGDIGCDLDAAADDSERGIEVHVCHSLSRQLEVLHDRLLGWFDDARSGGGDALPGLRPSDVLVVCPDLATAAPLIDAVFGTTQSDERGRIPYRITGLPPSQANPIARVLLDWLALAERGVSAPELVEWLRVDAVAARYGIDAVALDTVQGWLAAAGARRGLANEVPAGDESRVAQAAAPARHTFADALTRLFLGYAMPDDGAPVDAWLPVAGARGADAELLGRLACFVDDLYGFVKRSRETLTGDEWGALLADLLVRSFDGSPPFADALANVRDAVEKALEAMRDGAYDTQAPAAVLRAALTVALDDAAHGGVPWGGVTFSSLTSLRGLPYRAICLIGMDDGVLPSLARADEFDLMAALPQLGDRQRRADERNLFLDLLLAARERFFVSYTGRSIRDNAPLPPAALVDELLDHLARAKAGEGAAPEVLQAARRSFIVEHPLQPFSSAYFDGARALFTYDAERARLASRLAADAEPLAVPFFAAPLPIEPVGPVSFVDFQRFWQHPARALLRERLGVVLEKAQGELLEVEPFELDYAGRDALADRLLPRLIERDDDAAHARAWRVAQTSPELPAGATGDVLKRSELGALTRLAGDVRKALAAGASRLPFALHVTARWPDTDGAALFGEHDAALRDALLDAAPVHLQGTLNRVTDAGQVLYRYASPNAREYLNAWLAHLAYCAAQPQGPCRTIWYGAADRFAFARVEAPLDHLAPLVALFVAGRRLPLRFFPRSAWAKANGADSDALGVWISDRVRGESDDAALAIAWRGVELTLDEPFGALSRIVFEPLIAHLSGGDA from the coding sequence ATGCTTCAGCTCATTTATTCGAACCGCTACGAAACGCTCGTTCAAGCGCTCGTCGATGACCTCGACGCGATGCCGGCCGATCCGTGGACGAGCGAGGCGATCGTCGTGCCGAGCGCCGCCGTGCGCCGCCGGCTCGAACTCGAGCTGGCTTCGCGCCGAGGCATCTGCGCGAACGTCGATTTCAGCTACCTCGCGCAGTGGCTCTGGACGCAGATCGGCGGCGTCATCGACGTGCCCGCGCATTCGCCGCTCGGGACGGAGCGCCTTGCCTGGCGCTGCTATCGCCTGTTCGCGCAAGGCGTGCACGGTCAAGGCGGCGCGCGCGAAGCCGAAGCCGCCGCGCCGGCCGCGTGGCTCGACTCGCCGCGCCTGCGCAGCTATCTGGACGCGGCCGACGCACCGATGCGCTACGAGCTTGCGCGGCGCGTGGCGACCGTCTTCGATCACTACCTGACCTATCGCCCCGAGTGGCTTGCGCGCTGGCAGCGCGGGCAGTCGATCTTCGAGGCCGGCCCCGGCGAGGTGGCGCCGTCGCGGCTGTCGAGCGCTACGGTTGCCGCGCGCGAAGACGAGCGCTGGCAGGCTGCGCTCTGGCGCACCGTGCTGGCCGAGCTCGCGCAGGGGAACGGCGCGGGGAGCGCGGCCGAGGCGGCACCGCCCGCTCACCGGTTTCTCGAACTTGCGCGCACGCTGGATCTCGACGCCGTCATGCGCGCACGTTGGCCCGCGTCGGTCAGCGTGTTCGCCTTGCCGACGATCGCGCCGCTCCACATCGCCTTGTTGCGCGAGCTGTCGCGCTGGATCGACGTGCGGCTCTACGTCATGAACCCGTGCCGGCAGTTCTGGTTCGACATCGTCACCGAAAAGACAGCGCTCGCGCTCGAGGCCGCCGACGTGCTCGACTATCACGAGGTCGGCCATCCGCTGCTGGCCGAGTGGGGCCGGCAGACGCAGGCGCAGTTGCATTTGCTGCATGAATTGACGGAAAGCGCTGCCTCGGGCGAGGCGACGCGTTTTGCGCCGAACGAAGCGACAAACTGGCTCGCGCGCGTGCAAAACGCCATGCTCGACTTAGTGCCGGAAGTGCTCGGCGAAGCGCCCGGCGGCGGGGGCGACATCGGCTGCGATCTCGACGCGGCGGCCGACGACAGCGAGCGAGGCATCGAAGTCCATGTTTGTCACAGCTTGTCGCGTCAGCTCGAAGTGCTGCACGACCGGCTGCTCGGCTGGTTCGACGACGCGCGCTCGGGCGGCGGCGACGCGCTGCCGGGGTTGCGCCCGTCGGACGTGCTCGTCGTTTGTCCCGATCTCGCGACGGCCGCGCCGCTCATCGATGCGGTTTTCGGCACGACGCAAAGCGACGAGCGCGGACGCATTCCCTATCGCATCACGGGCCTGCCTCCGTCGCAGGCCAATCCGATCGCTCGCGTACTGCTCGACTGGCTGGCGCTCGCCGAGCGCGGCGTGTCGGCGCCGGAGTTGGTCGAGTGGTTGCGCGTCGATGCGGTCGCGGCGCGTTACGGCATCGACGCCGTGGCGCTCGACACGGTTCAAGGGTGGCTCGCGGCGGCCGGTGCCCGGCGCGGGCTCGCGAACGAGGTGCCCGCGGGCGACGAATCGCGCGTCGCGCAGGCCGCGGCACCCGCGCGCCATACGTTCGCCGATGCGCTCACGCGGCTCTTTCTCGGCTATGCGATGCCCGACGACGGCGCGCCCGTCGATGCATGGCTGCCGGTCGCGGGCGCGCGCGGGGCCGATGCCGAGCTGCTCGGGCGGCTCGCGTGCTTCGTCGACGATTTATACGGCTTCGTTAAGCGCTCGCGCGAGACGCTGACAGGCGACGAATGGGGCGCGCTGTTGGCCGATCTACTCGTGCGCTCGTTCGATGGATCGCCGCCTTTCGCCGATGCGCTGGCGAACGTGCGCGATGCCGTCGAGAAGGCGCTCGAAGCCATGCGCGACGGCGCGTATGACACGCAGGCGCCGGCCGCGGTGTTGCGCGCGGCGCTGACCGTTGCGCTCGACGATGCGGCGCATGGCGGTGTGCCGTGGGGCGGCGTGACGTTTTCGTCGCTGACGAGCTTGCGCGGCTTACCGTATCGCGCGATCTGCTTGATCGGGATGGACGATGGCGTCTTGCCGAGCCTCGCGCGCGCCGACGAGTTCGATTTGATGGCGGCGCTGCCGCAACTGGGCGACCGCCAGCGTCGCGCCGATGAGCGCAACTTGTTCCTCGATCTGTTGCTCGCCGCGCGCGAGCGCTTCTTCGTCAGCTACACGGGGCGCAGCATTCGGGACAACGCGCCGCTGCCGCCCGCGGCGCTCGTCGACGAACTGCTCGATCACCTGGCGCGGGCGAAGGCGGGCGAGGGCGCGGCGCCCGAGGTGCTTCAGGCGGCGCGCCGCTCGTTCATCGTCGAGCATCCGCTGCAGCCGTTTTCGTCGGCCTACTTCGACGGCGCGCGCGCGCTGTTCACCTACGACGCCGAACGCGCGCGTCTTGCTTCGCGGCTGGCCGCCGACGCGGAACCCCTCGCCGTGCCGTTCTTTGCCGCGCCGTTGCCGATCGAGCCGGTCGGGCCCGTTTCGTTCGTCGATTTTCAGCGATTCTGGCAACACCCCGCGCGCGCGCTGCTGCGCGAGCGGCTCGGCGTCGTGCTCGAGAAGGCGCAAGGCGAGCTGCTCGAGGTCGAACCGTTCGAACTCGATTACGCGGGCCGCGATGCGCTTGCCGACCGGTTGCTGCCGCGGCTGATCGAGCGTGACGACGACGCGGCGCACGCACGCGCGTGGCGGGTCGCGCAAACGAGCCCCGAGTTGCCCGCCGGGGCGACGGGCGACGTGCTCAAGCGGAGCGAACTCGGTGCGCTCACCCGCCTCGCGGGCGACGTGCGCAAGGCGCTGGCGGCGGGCGCATCGCGGTTGCCGTTCGCGCTGCACGTCACTGCGCGCTGGCCCGATACCGACGGTGCCGCACTCTTCGGCGAGCACGACGCGGCGCTGCGCGACGCGCTGCTCGATGCGGCGCCCGTGCATCTGCAGGGCACATTGAACCGCGTGACCGATGCCGGCCAGGTGCTCTATCGCTATGCGAGCCCGAATGCGCGCGAGTATTTGAACGCTTGGCTCGCGCATCTCGCCTATTGCGCCGCGCAGCCTCAGGGGCCGTGCCGCACGATCTGGTACGGCGCTGCCGATCGCTTCGCGTTCGCGCGCGTCGAGGCGCCGCTCGATCACCTTGCGCCGCTCGTCGCGCTGTTCGTCGCGGGGCGCCGGCTGCCGTTGCGCTTCTTTCCGAGGAGCGCGTGGGCCAAAGCGAACGGCGCGGATTCGGACGCGCTCGGCGTGTGGATCAGCGACCGCGTGCGCGGCGAATCGGACGACGCGGCGCTCGCGATCGCTTGGCGCGGCGTCGAGTTGACGCTCGACGAGCCCTTCGGCGCGCTTTCGCGCATCGTGTTCGAACCTTTGATCGCGCATCTGAGCGGAGGCGACGCATGA
- a CDS encoding FUSC family protein, which yields MRYSKEIEKFLYSQYFFGGLRMAIGVSLPAVLCLVVFHQADLGFTIATGALGACVVDMPGPLKYKHNEMLVCSVLGFASALATGLATFNVVALWATVVALTFALSLAVAYGNRWPQISFATLFMMVMTLEDHFTPLEALTNAGWIALGGLWYTYWATLVSQWQAHRIEKQALAENVFASADYLLARADFYEIDANLDDCYRHLVEKQTTAVEIQDAARAIVLRNLPKLRRGKLDPNRVTLFNLFINTVDLHELFVGAHTDYPLMRSTFGNADLMLFFRDLIRKAAGDLEEIGLAVLQNRRPASRINMKAEMRAIEYEIELMRKQGLSERNPEAYAAASATFRRLWSAVRLIDKMKKSLASETPSVRTEMRIDHTLMRFLSGRRVPLRQIFSNLTMASPSFRHALRVTIAVAIGFWLGRLLPLTNAYWIVMTTLIIMKPGYSLTKQRNTQRIVGTAIGCAASLALIWFVKAPPVLLVFMFASMVMSYSLLLFNYAASVVFTSSYVLLLFHLLAPGSMRIIGERAIDTAIGCALAVAASHLFPYWEYRLMGKLVTDVLAATRQYLESAWWWGNAPRAAAQGAGAASAVGDVGATPSAPESAGPDERDFRYRLARKNVHIAFANLAQAFRRMMLEPKAQQRFVPELNDLLVQSHVLAAHITAAAPLLRSMAQREPDGSQALQRALTAVRENLTRAQAGEAPPADQPETTKQLTRELDAMVVDVERAGTQPVEFVGEIKLLALQCKQMLAASFLIRKDAGAIHLPQA from the coding sequence ATGCGCTACTCGAAAGAAATCGAAAAATTTCTCTACAGCCAATATTTCTTCGGTGGACTGCGCATGGCCATCGGCGTTTCGCTGCCGGCCGTCTTGTGTCTCGTCGTATTCCACCAGGCTGACCTGGGCTTCACGATCGCGACGGGCGCGCTCGGCGCCTGCGTCGTCGACATGCCCGGACCGCTCAAGTACAAGCACAACGAAATGCTCGTGTGCAGCGTGCTCGGCTTCGCGTCGGCGCTCGCAACGGGGCTGGCGACGTTCAACGTCGTCGCGTTGTGGGCCACCGTCGTCGCGCTGACGTTCGCGCTATCGCTGGCGGTCGCCTATGGCAACCGCTGGCCGCAAATCAGCTTCGCGACGCTGTTCATGATGGTGATGACGCTCGAGGACCACTTCACGCCGCTCGAGGCGCTGACCAACGCGGGGTGGATTGCGCTAGGCGGCCTGTGGTACACGTACTGGGCGACGCTGGTCTCGCAATGGCAGGCGCACCGGATCGAAAAACAGGCGTTGGCCGAGAACGTCTTCGCGAGCGCCGACTACCTGCTCGCGCGCGCCGATTTCTACGAGATCGATGCAAACCTGGACGACTGCTACCGCCATCTCGTTGAAAAACAGACGACGGCCGTCGAAATACAGGACGCCGCGCGCGCGATCGTCTTGCGCAACCTGCCCAAACTCAGGCGCGGCAAACTCGACCCGAACCGCGTGACGCTGTTCAACCTGTTCATCAACACGGTCGATCTACATGAACTGTTCGTCGGTGCGCACACCGACTACCCGCTCATGCGCAGCACGTTCGGCAATGCCGATCTGATGCTGTTCTTCCGCGACCTGATCCGCAAAGCGGCGGGCGATCTCGAGGAAATCGGCCTCGCCGTGCTGCAAAATAGGCGGCCCGCCTCGCGCATCAACATGAAGGCCGAAATGCGCGCGATCGAATACGAGATCGAGCTCATGCGCAAGCAAGGGCTGTCCGAGCGCAATCCCGAGGCTTATGCGGCGGCATCGGCCACGTTCCGACGCCTCTGGAGCGCCGTGCGCCTCATCGACAAGATGAAAAAGAGCCTCGCGAGCGAAACGCCGAGCGTGCGCACCGAGATGCGCATCGACCATACGCTCATGCGATTCTTGTCGGGCCGGCGTGTGCCGCTGCGGCAAATCTTCTCGAATCTGACGATGGCGTCACCGAGCTTTCGCCATGCGCTGCGCGTGACGATCGCCGTGGCCATCGGCTTTTGGCTCGGGCGCCTGCTCCCGCTCACCAACGCGTATTGGATCGTGATGACGACGCTCATCATCATGAAGCCCGGCTATTCGCTCACGAAGCAACGCAATACGCAGCGGATCGTCGGCACGGCGATCGGCTGCGCGGCGAGCCTCGCACTGATCTGGTTCGTGAAGGCGCCGCCGGTGCTGCTCGTCTTCATGTTCGCATCGATGGTGATGAGCTACAGCCTGCTGCTGTTCAACTACGCGGCGAGCGTCGTGTTCACTTCGTCGTACGTGCTGCTGCTGTTCCACCTGCTGGCGCCGGGCAGCATGCGCATCATCGGCGAGCGGGCGATCGACACCGCCATCGGCTGCGCACTCGCCGTTGCGGCGAGCCATCTGTTCCCGTACTGGGAGTATCGGCTGATGGGCAAGCTCGTGACGGACGTGCTCGCCGCGACGCGTCAATACCTCGAAAGCGCTTGGTGGTGGGGCAACGCGCCGCGTGCCGCCGCCCAAGGCGCAGGTGCCGCCTCGGCGGTGGGGGATGTGGGCGCGACGCCGTCGGCGCCCGAATCGGCCGGCCCGGACGAGCGCGACTTCCGCTATCGGCTCGCGCGCAAGAACGTTCACATCGCGTTCGCGAATCTGGCGCAGGCGTTCCGGCGCATGATGCTCGAGCCCAAGGCGCAGCAGCGGTTCGTGCCCGAGCTCAACGACTTGCTCGTGCAAAGCCACGTGCTGGCCGCCCATATCACGGCGGCCGCGCCGTTGCTGCGTAGCATGGCGCAGCGCGAACCCGACGGCTCGCAAGCGCTACAGCGCGCGCTCACGGCCGTACGCGAGAATCTGACGCGCGCGCAAGCCGGCGAGGCCCCGCCCGCGGATCAGCCCGAGACGACGAAGCAACTCACGCGCGAACTCGATGCAATGGTGGTGGACGTCGAACGCGCCGGCACGCAGCCGGTGGAGTTCGTCGGCGAAATCAAGCTGCTCGCGCTGCAATGCAAGCAAATGCTGGCCGCCTCGTTTCTGATACGCAAGGATGCGGGCGCGATTCACCTGCCGCAGGCATGA
- a CDS encoding Lrp/AsnC family transcriptional regulator — protein MGMDAIDRKLVELLQADATLPIAELASRVNLSQTPCWKRVQRLKEEGVIRAQVALCDARKLGVGTTVFVAVRTNQHTEEWARQFVQAARDIPEIVEAYRMSGETDYLLRVVVSDIDDYDRVYKQLIRAVPLFDVSSSFAMEQLKYSTALPVR, from the coding sequence ATGGGAATGGATGCTATCGATCGAAAGCTCGTCGAGCTGTTGCAGGCCGATGCAACGCTGCCGATCGCCGAACTCGCCAGCCGCGTGAATCTCTCGCAAACGCCCTGCTGGAAGCGTGTGCAGCGGCTCAAGGAAGAAGGGGTCATTCGTGCGCAAGTGGCGTTGTGCGACGCGCGTAAGCTCGGTGTCGGCACCACGGTGTTCGTCGCCGTGCGCACGAACCAGCATACGGAGGAATGGGCGCGCCAGTTCGTGCAGGCCGCGCGCGACATTCCGGAGATCGTCGAAGCGTACCGGATGAGCGGCGAGACGGACTATCTGCTGCGCGTGGTCGTGTCCGACATCGACGATTACGATCGCGTCTACAAGCAATTGATCCGGGCGGTGCCGTTGTTCGACGTCAGTTCGAGCTTTGCGATGGAGCAGCTCAAGTACTCGACGGCGCTGCCGGTCAGGTGA
- a CDS encoding cysteine dioxygenase family protein, translating into MTHNFESVSLDPAHAAAPLHTHEHAATRTIATLDAAASAVDRLRDAFDEAFAAVPRGLDPARSPCPEFARLMRAALAQAAAEDDLLTPAQREGAASSYRRHLLIADPRDRYTVAALVWQPGQASPVHGHHTWCGYAVLDGVLHETLYGWSEAADRAAPMRTQAREAGAVSYVRAGLSAIHRLANGGTRPAVSLHVYGVPSERITTHVNRLVPTDLESAASAGRH; encoded by the coding sequence ATGACCCACAACTTCGAATCCGTTTCGCTCGACCCGGCGCATGCCGCGGCACCGCTGCACACGCACGAGCACGCCGCAACGCGCACCATTGCCACACTCGACGCCGCGGCGTCGGCAGTCGATCGGTTACGCGACGCGTTCGACGAAGCGTTCGCGGCCGTGCCGCGGGGGCTCGACCCTGCGCGATCGCCCTGCCCCGAATTTGCTCGCCTCATGCGCGCCGCGCTTGCCCAAGCGGCGGCCGAAGACGACCTGCTCACGCCCGCGCAACGCGAAGGCGCAGCCAGCAGCTATCGACGCCATCTCTTGATCGCCGACCCTCGCGATCGCTATACGGTAGCCGCGCTCGTTTGGCAGCCCGGCCAAGCGAGCCCGGTACACGGCCATCACACCTGGTGCGGCTATGCCGTGCTCGACGGCGTGCTTCACGAGACGCTCTACGGTTGGAGCGAGGCGGCCGACCGCGCGGCCCCCATGCGCACGCAAGCGCGCGAGGCCGGCGCCGTTTCGTACGTGCGTGCAGGCCTGAGCGCCATCCATCGGCTCGCCAACGGCGGCACTCGGCCCGCTGTGTCCTTGCATGTCTACGGCGTGCCGAGTGAGCGCATCACCACGCACGTCAATCGCCTCGTGCCGACCGATCTGGAATCCGCGGCAAGCGCGGGGCGCCACTGA
- a CDS encoding NAD(P)-dependent oxidoreductase: MQRRLKIALFGATGTIGSRIAAEALARGHEVTAIVRRPRPVEGAPQLTVVPGDLFDAAASAARVAGFDVIASAYGPSHDNASKVVEATRSLVALARAAGIKRLVVVGGAGSLEVAPGKQLVDTEGFPDAYRAVALAHREALALYRTADDLDWTFFAPAAMIAPGAKTGTFRTGADALIVDSDGNSKISAEDYAIAFVDEIEAGRFVHRIATVAY; encoded by the coding sequence ATGCAACGACGTTTGAAGATTGCGCTGTTCGGCGCGACGGGCACGATCGGGTCGCGTATCGCCGCAGAGGCGCTCGCGCGCGGGCATGAAGTTACGGCGATCGTTCGCCGTCCGCGGCCGGTCGAAGGGGCGCCGCAGTTGACCGTCGTCCCCGGCGATCTGTTCGACGCGGCCGCGAGTGCGGCGCGAGTGGCGGGCTTCGACGTCATCGCGAGCGCCTATGGTCCGTCGCACGACAATGCGTCGAAGGTCGTCGAGGCGACGCGCTCGCTCGTGGCGCTCGCACGTGCCGCCGGCATCAAGCGGCTCGTCGTTGTCGGCGGCGCGGGCTCGTTGGAGGTGGCGCCGGGCAAGCAACTCGTCGATACCGAAGGGTTTCCCGACGCCTACAGGGCGGTTGCGCTCGCGCATCGCGAGGCGCTTGCGCTCTATCGGACGGCGGACGACCTCGACTGGACGTTCTTTGCACCGGCCGCGATGATTGCCCCGGGCGCGAAGACAGGCACGTTCCGCACCGGCGCCGACGCGCTGATCGTCGACTCCGACGGCAACAGCAAGATTTCCGCCGAAGACTACGCGATCGCGTTCGTCGACGAGATCGAGGCAGGCCGCTTCGTGCACCGCATCGCTACCGTCGCGTACTGA